The following coding sequences lie in one Cydia strobilella chromosome 16, ilCydStro3.1, whole genome shotgun sequence genomic window:
- the LOC134748128 gene encoding H/ACA ribonucleoprotein complex subunit 3, with amino-acid sequence MYLRYFLNEKGERQYTLATLDPTGKPTLSAHPARFSPEDKYSRQRIIIKKRFGLLITQQPEPIH; translated from the exons ATGTATCTCAGATATTTCTTGAACGAAAAAGGTGAAAGACAGTACACTCTGGCG ACGCTGGACCCTACTGGAAAGCCAACCCTATCTGCCCACCCAG ccCGATTTTCTCCCGAAGACAAGTATTCAAGACAGAGAATTATAATCAAGAAGAGATTTGGTCTCCTTATAACACAACAGCCAGAACCAATCCACTAA